One Thermoanaerobaculales bacterium DNA window includes the following coding sequences:
- a CDS encoding PP2C family protein-serine/threonine phosphatase, which produces MAGIDGIRRTVRDLTEGLDLREAPGEFRRDAVKAYGVLGREQLGRPEPKPFLGRWWFRARVLFFGLSSKLSPARRLLFVVCLALALYGAIDLPGVENVGPLSDPIPLVLAVAGLVLLLALELADRVLVRDELEVARQLQRELLPAEAPALEGYRFAFSYRTANTIGGDYYDFFEIGDGRVALVVGDASGHGIAAGLLMAIAHAAVRTAIDLDPSPRAVMDLLNRALYRSGGSRAFMTFFYGLLEPRSGRLDYACAGHPYPLLRRADGGVVELGAGSLPLGLRPAVEPVQGGEVVRPGDVLVMYTDGLPETFDEAGNAFGFDALRDEVGAGGDASVVHDRITAALERFARGAPLVDDRSLVAISRAR; this is translated from the coding sequence GTGGCAGGGATCGACGGCATCAGGCGGACGGTTCGGGACCTCACGGAGGGCCTCGACCTGCGGGAGGCGCCCGGTGAGTTCCGGCGCGACGCGGTCAAGGCCTACGGCGTGCTCGGCCGGGAGCAGCTGGGCCGCCCCGAGCCGAAGCCCTTTCTCGGTCGGTGGTGGTTCCGGGCGCGGGTCCTGTTCTTCGGGCTGTCGTCCAAGCTCTCGCCGGCGCGGCGCCTGCTGTTCGTCGTCTGCCTGGCGCTCGCCCTGTACGGCGCGATCGACCTCCCGGGCGTGGAAAACGTCGGGCCCCTGTCGGACCCGATTCCGCTGGTGCTGGCCGTGGCGGGGCTGGTGCTGCTGCTCGCGCTCGAGCTCGCGGACCGCGTCCTGGTCCGGGACGAGCTTGAGGTCGCCCGTCAGCTGCAGCGGGAGCTGCTGCCCGCCGAGGCGCCGGCGCTCGAGGGCTACCGCTTCGCCTTCTCGTACCGGACCGCCAACACCATCGGCGGCGACTACTACGACTTCTTCGAGATCGGGGACGGCCGGGTCGCGCTGGTTGTCGGCGACGCCAGCGGTCACGGGATCGCCGCCGGGCTGCTGATGGCGATCGCGCATGCCGCCGTTCGCACCGCCATCGACCTCGATCCGTCCCCGCGGGCGGTGATGGACCTCCTCAACCGGGCGCTCTACCGCAGCGGGGGCTCGCGGGCCTTCATGACGTTTTTCTACGGCCTGCTCGAGCCGAGGTCCGGCCGGCTCGACTACGCCTGCGCCGGGCACCCCTACCCGCTGCTGCGGCGGGCCGACGGCGGGGTCGTCGAGCTCGGGGCGGGCTCGCTGCCGCTCGGCCTGCGGCCGGCGGTGGAGCCGGTTCAGGGCGGCGAGGTCGTGCGTCCGGGGGATGTCCTGGTGATGTACACCGATGGCCTGCCGGAGACCTTCGACGAGGCCGGCAACGCCTTCGGCTTCGACGCCCTTCGCGACGAGGTGGGGGCGGGGGGCGACGCGTCGGTCGTCCATGACCGCATCACGGCCGCTCTCGAGCGCTTCGCGCGGGGGGCCCCGCTGGTGGACGACCGCAGCCTGGTGGCGATCAGCCGGGCCCGGTAG
- a CDS encoding NAD(P)H-quinone oxidoreductase, which translates to MRAVVCDGFGDESVLRIGEVAAPEMTPDGVRIRVTTAGVNRADLLQRRGLYPPPDGASPILGLECAGTVVEVGGRVSRFRPGDRVMALLAGGGYAEEVVAPAACLMPVPAGFSNAQAGAFPEAFVTAFLNLFILGELAPGRLALVHGGSGGVGTAAIQLAAAAGAPAMVTAGSPERCRRCLALGAARAFDYREVDLVAAALEATGGRRVDLVLDCIGARYLPAHLRLLAEDGRLVVIGLMGGSQAEIDLRQVLSKRLSIIGSTLRSRTAAFKGRTIVALLERFGTAIADGTLSPVVDRILPLEQVADAHRLLAAGEIFGKLVLAVDPVNPG; encoded by the coding sequence ATGCGAGCGGTGGTCTGCGACGGCTTCGGCGACGAATCGGTCCTGCGCATCGGTGAGGTCGCCGCCCCGGAGATGACGCCCGACGGGGTCCGGATCCGGGTCACCACTGCCGGCGTCAATCGCGCCGACCTGCTGCAGCGCCGGGGCCTCTATCCCCCGCCGGACGGCGCCTCCCCGATCCTGGGGCTCGAGTGTGCCGGCACCGTGGTCGAGGTCGGCGGCAGGGTGTCCCGCTTCAGGCCCGGCGACCGCGTGATGGCGCTGCTTGCCGGCGGCGGCTACGCCGAGGAGGTGGTGGCGCCCGCGGCCTGCCTCATGCCGGTGCCGGCCGGCTTCTCGAACGCGCAGGCCGGCGCCTTCCCCGAAGCCTTCGTGACCGCCTTCCTCAACCTGTTCATCCTCGGCGAGCTCGCGCCTGGGAGGCTGGCCCTGGTCCACGGCGGCAGCGGCGGCGTCGGGACCGCGGCCATCCAGCTCGCCGCCGCGGCCGGCGCCCCGGCGATGGTGACGGCCGGCTCGCCCGAGCGCTGCCGGCGCTGTCTCGCGCTCGGTGCGGCCCGCGCCTTCGACTACAGGGAAGTCGATCTGGTGGCCGCGGCTCTCGAGGCCACCGGGGGACGCCGGGTCGACCTGGTGCTCGACTGCATCGGCGCGCGCTACCTGCCGGCCCACCTGCGCCTGCTCGCCGAGGACGGTCGCCTGGTCGTGATCGGGCTGATGGGCGGTTCGCAGGCCGAGATCGACCTCCGCCAGGTGCTGTCGAAGCGCCTGTCGATCATCGGCTCGACCCTCCGCTCGCGGACCGCCGCGTTCAAGGGCCGGACCATCGTTGCCCTGCTCGAGCGGTTCGGCACCGCGATCGCCGACGGCACGCTCTCCCCGGTGGTGGACCGCATCCTTCCCCTGGAGCAGGTCGCCGACGCCCACCGGCTCCTTGCCGCGGGCGAGATCTTCGGCAAGCTGGTGCTCGCCGTGGACCCGGTCAACCCGGGCTGA
- a CDS encoding dihydrodipicolinate synthase family protein: MSSTERISGAFAPVPTPIGRDGDFDADALGRHLRWLAGSGLHGAVVLGSNGEFPSFTLEERRRIAAAAAAARGSLKMVLGVGSCAVDEAIEMVGEAAQHGYDAVLCPPPFYFRRPSTRGLVAFFGRVLDASRVPVLAYHIPQLTGIPISDELLDLIGDHPLLAGVKDSSGDPSELQRLVGRCRRRSFLIGSDRLVLAAHEAGGSGSITAAASVVPGLVVEAARSARAQEALLAVRNLLEEYGLQAAVKALLRHRGFGEYGSRPPLMGLEAEPERSAELVRRFEELSPG; encoded by the coding sequence ATGTCGAGCACTGAACGGATCAGCGGGGCCTTCGCACCGGTGCCGACCCCGATCGGTCGCGACGGGGACTTCGACGCCGACGCGCTCGGGCGCCACCTGCGGTGGCTTGCCGGGTCCGGGCTCCACGGCGCGGTGGTGTTGGGCAGCAACGGCGAGTTTCCGTCGTTCACGCTCGAGGAGCGGCGCCGGATCGCCGCCGCTGCCGCCGCGGCCCGCGGCAGCCTGAAGATGGTGCTCGGCGTCGGCTCGTGCGCGGTCGACGAGGCCATCGAGATGGTCGGCGAGGCCGCGCAGCACGGCTACGACGCCGTGCTGTGCCCACCGCCGTTCTACTTTCGGAGACCGTCGACGCGCGGTCTGGTGGCGTTCTTCGGCCGGGTGCTGGACGCGTCACGGGTGCCGGTCCTGGCCTACCACATCCCGCAGCTGACCGGGATCCCGATCAGCGACGAGCTCCTCGATCTCATCGGCGACCACCCCCTGCTCGCCGGGGTCAAGGACTCGAGCGGTGATCCGTCGGAGCTGCAGCGGCTGGTTGGTCGGTGCCGGCGCCGCAGCTTTCTGATCGGGTCGGATCGGCTGGTGCTGGCCGCTCACGAGGCCGGCGGCAGCGGCAGCATCACCGCGGCCGCCAGCGTGGTCCCCGGCCTGGTGGTAGAGGCGGCCCGCAGCGCCCGGGCCCAAGAGGCACTGCTGGCTGTCCGCAACCTGCTCGAGGAGTACGGGCTTCAGGCCGCGGTCAAGGCGCTGCTCCGGCACCGCGGGTTCGGCGAGTACGGCTCCCGACCGCCGTTGATGGGCCTGGAAGCGGAGCCGGAGCGCAGCGCCGAGCTGGTGCGGCGGTTCGAGGAGCTCAGCCCGGGTTGA